The Humulus lupulus chromosome 4, drHumLupu1.1, whole genome shotgun sequence genome has a window encoding:
- the LOC133832571 gene encoding uncharacterized protein LOC133832571: protein MQAKEDGKVDVLTQFMTETRSSIRSLETHIGQFSTLMTNRAQGNFLITTEVNSKGNPNERCKAITLKSRTVYEGSSIEKKVEQDQDQHAPTIEDKKTSEEMVTENLPSREVVPPVSIDHHIKIPYPQRLQKNKALEQMPSYLKFMKEIFSKKRKMENYDTVALTEECSSILQRKLPQKLRDPESFTIPCIIGNFECKHALCDLGANINLMPLSVFRRLGLGEGKPTTVTLQLADRSLAHPRGIIEDVLVKVDKFIFPTDFIVLDMEEDTNVPIIHGRPFLATEQALIDVQKGELRLRVQGDEVVFSVLERKWNNDALEAIFNDGEENDDDAETREYVKWINSY, encoded by the exons ATGCAAGCAAAAGAAGATGGTAAGGTAGATGTGTTAACTCAATTTATGACAGAAACAAGGTCATCAATTCGGAGCTTGGAAACTCATATTGGACAGTTTTCCACGTTAATGACAAACCGAGCTCAAGGTAACTTTCTAATCACTACTGAAGTGAATTCGAAGGGAAATCCTAATGAACGGTGCAAAGCTATTACCTTGAAGAGTAGAACAGTGTATGAGGGATCGAGTATAGAGAAGAAAGTTGAGCAAGATCAGGATCAACATGCACCTACTATTGAGGACAAGAAGACGAGTGAAGAGATGGTTACTGAGAATCTTCCATCAAGAGAAGTGGTACCACCGGTGTCTATAGATCATCACATCAAAATTCCATATCCACAAAGACTCCAAAAGAATA AGGCACTAGAACAGATGCCCAGTTACCTTAAGTTTATGAAAGAGATTTTCTCAAAGAAGAGAAAGATGGAGAACTACGATACTGTGGCATTGACAGAAGAATGCAGCTCCATTCTGCAAAGGAAGCTTCCACAGAAGTTGAGGGATCCTGAAAGTTTTACAATCCCTTGCATAATTGGTAACTTTGAGTGTAAGCACGCGTTGTGTGATTTGGGAGCCAACATTAATCTTATGCCTCTATCAGTATtcagaagacttggtttgggtgagGGAAAGCCAACTACTGTCACATTACAGTTAGCAGATCGATCACTGGCTCATCCGAGGGGGATCATAGAAGATGTGTTAGTAAAGGTCGATAAGTTCATCTTCCCAACAGATTTTATAGTTTTGGATATGGAGGAAGATACAAACGTGCCAATTATCCATGGAAGACCTTTTCTAGCAACAGAACAAGCTTTAATTGATGTTCAAAAGGGAGAACTTCGATTGAGAGTTCAGGGGGATGAGGTAGTGTTCAGTG TTTTAGAAAGAAAGTGGAACAATGATGCCTTAGAGGCGATTTTTAATGATGGTGAGGAAAATGATGATGATGCCGAGACGAGGGAATATGTCAAGTGGATAAACTCTTACTAG